The genomic interval TTTAGTTTTAATCGTTCGGCAATTGCTTTTTTTACAATTGCTTGACAATCAGGAACACTGTATAGCGTTGATTTAACCGATTTTCCTGAAACAGGGAATTTTCCATCCTCTGAAATGCTGTGTTCCCATGGCAAAGCTTTCGTTTGCTCAAATAATTCGTCAAACGTAACAGCTTTGAACCGGCCAACTTGCAATTTAACACGATCAGCGGTCCGCAGCCATAAATTACAGCGCGGGATGGCAACAATCGGTGCATCAAATGTTACTTTTCCATTTTCCACTTCCACTTCATAACCAAGCTGCCGTACTTCATTCGCCACGACAGATTCAAGTCCCATAGCAGCTGTAGCGATTAATGTTACATGTTGAGCCATATAGTCGTTCCTTTCGTTTCTAAATTAAAAGCATTAATTAGTTTATCACAATATATGGGCACGGACAAAAACAAGGATTATCTGGGAGTGAATGTTATATGACTATGATTACCTAACGGTTAGATCATATTATATAGTCGCAGATATCAATTTCTGCATACTAAAAACCTTATTCAACTGCATCTACAGTCGAATAAGGTTTTCTCATGGGGATTTGACCATTGAATACTCGGTAAGCCATGTTCTGTTCCGTTGTACTTTTCACGGTGGTCAGCCTCGTACAGCGGTCGTAATCATCTATCTACAGACTAGTTGCCTGTCCCTCTTTCAGTTCAATTCCCTAATCAAGGGTGCCCCTACCAAATTTTGGGTTGCTCACTCGTGGGGTTTACCGCGTTCCACTCGGATCGTTTCCAATCCGACTGCGTCACTGTGGCACTTTCAAGTGTACTCATCCATGTCAAAAGAGTTAGGATTTTTCACTGCCGTTAGCCATACAGGCTACCTTGACTTATGTTTTCGTCAAGCACGATCACTACAAGCATCGCAGCTTGTGTGAGCATGGACTTTCCTCTGCATAGAATTACTATACAGCGATTACGTGAGTATTCAATTTCATTCTATGTATATTTTAGCATATTTATGGTGTGCTGTCACTGGGAAAACAAACCAGCACCCTTATGAATCAGCATACTTTTTGCCAAATACAGCTTTTTCTAAATTCGATACGCGTTTTAAAATATCGTAATTAACCTGATGATTTTGGGCTGATCCACGGTTTCTTGTTTGATCGGTTTGCTTCTTTAATCGTTCGTTCTCTTGACGTAGTTTATCAATCTCCTGCTGGAATGATTCATAGTCTTGAATAATTGTATCCAGGAATTCATCTACTTCTTCCTGATGATAGCCACGCATTGCTGTTTTAAACTCTTTTTCCAATATATCTTTCCCCGTTAGTTGAATGCCGTTCGTAGTCATTTCACAGTCACCTCTAAATAACGTTGATTTGCACTTTTGTTACATTTACCAGCGATCATGTCCACTTCATTTTATTAATAACATAAACGATTTATGCAACGTTTTCCCGTCCACATTACAGTATAACATGTATAGTTGTCGTTGTCTTATGCTTCCTTGAACTTCTGGAGTCGATGTTGACTTTCACCACAAGGGTATAAGTGCGACTAGGCCTCTGGTTTCACCTTGCAAGTAAAAGCTATATCGCTAAATTTTATAGTTTCCTATCTTTTAAAAAAAGAAACTGAAACACTCAGCTTCTTTTCTTGCTTTCGTCCATATCATCAGATTGGAAAGAAAACGGCAGCAATTCTTCCATTGTTAATGTTTTCACATCGTTATGGACATTCGCTAAATGTATGTTCAGATTACTGTCAAAGAATTCACTCATAACTTGTCGGCAAGAGCCACAAGGTGGGACAGGCCGTTTTGTATCAGCAACAACGGCCATCGCTGAAAACGAACGTTCCCCGTCGGAAATGGCTTTAAATAGTGCCACCCGCTCTGCACAGCAACTGTCTGGATAGGCGGCATTTTCAATATTACATCCTGTGTAAACCTTGCCGGATTCCGTCATCACTGCAGCGCCAACAGGAAATTTAGAGTATGGGACATAAGCTTGATCAAGTATAGTCTTTGCCATGGCAATTAGTTTATCTTTCTGTGGCATATCCGATTTTCCCCTTTCATGACTTAATGGGAGGTGATTATAAAAGCACTCGTACGTTCGTAAAGCTTTTTCTTTTATTTTTGTAGTTCATCCAGAAGTCTATCGAGTATGAAATAAATCGAATGGTTCAATTCCATATAGCGTTTGCGTTTAACGTCGATATAAAAGCTGTGCAACATCAAGAGTTCCATATTTTCTTTTGTTGATGTTATTTGCTGAGGGTGGAGGTTGACTTGCCTTTCTTTAACAGCTTGCAATGCATGATTCTCCCACTCTGTTAGAAGGTCATAAATTGGTGCTGTGTAGTTTTTTACCATCTGAAAAAATTGTCTGTCCTTCTTACTTTCGGGTGGTTTATTTTCATTATATTTTTCCTCTAGGATTTCCAGATAATTTTTAAATTGTTTGGTCTCTTGTATTAATTCCATCGTTATTCCTGCCTTTTTACATTTTCCCCCTATAGCCATCAGTTTAGCATTTATATACGCATAATGCATCTGTGAGGATATCAGGATAACTTTTTTGCGGTGTTGGATACATTGATTTCTTCCTGCAATTGGTTCTGTAATTGCGTATGTTTTTTTGCTAGTTTTTCTACAATATATGTTGCTCGGTTGATCTCTTCCTTATTAAGCTGGAATTGTTCCCTTATAGTGTTGTCTGCTGCCATGGTAACCTTTTGCTCCATAAGACGTAATTGATCAGCCATAGATGCTAATGCATTTGCAAAGTTTTGTTTATCCGAGCTAGCTTCTGTTTCAACAGGCAGTTGTATTTCCATCATCGGATTCACCTTCCCATTATATGATCTGTTTATAACTTCGGCGAAAATATGACCTTCCCTGCTCGCTCGACAAAACTAGAAGAATAATGGCAAAACTAGTGTAGATTCGGCTTTGTTTAGGCAAACTAATATGGAAAGGAGGTAAAAAGCATGAAAAAGAAGCCATCACAGCAAAAAACGGAAAAGTTTCATCAAGAAAAGCACAACCAAACCCGAGATAAAAAGCTAAACGGTCCTAACCGACCATCGACGTAATGGTACTACCAAAAAAATCGGCATTTGCGCGCTATTTGCGTGCAAATGCCAAAATATTTTATATGCGATCTTATGAATGTCTCTGTCCAAACATATTTTTGAGCTGAGAATATGCATATATTAGCCTTCTTCTATTATAAAATGCCTTCTTTATTCCACGGTCAGGGTGTTGTGTTATAGGACTTGTCCATTTTCGTTTAACACCCTTGACTTTATGCCAGTCCTTTCGAATTGTATCCTGATGAGCTATGAAAGGATAAACGGTTCGTAAAAAAGGTGCCTTTTCGAAATGCCTTGAAAAAAACTGTTCATAATCCCAGCGTGATCCGGTGTGCTCCACTGATAAAGCAAAATCAAGTAATGAAGTGTAAACGTGAGGATGAAACATCATTGAAGCAATCCGCTTTCCTAACTCTATCCGTTTAGTTAAATTTGTAAAGTCATGAACAAATGCCCCGTACAGTGTCCCGAATCTATTGGGAAGAAGTGTTGCATTTAATAATAATATGTCCTGCAAAAGGTATGGCGGACGCAAAAACACGCGATACTTAAAATACTCCTGTTTGATAACAGGCGAATGGATAACATTTTGCTCATTTATAATCATTGACGTCATCAGACGGTCCTGGTCATGATGTTTCCAAAAATATTCCCATTCTTTTTCCATAAACCTTGATACGTGGAGCGCTGGCAACAAGTGAAACAACGGTTTATTTAAACGCTTTGAAAGTTCATATACGAGGAGTTGTGGGTATGCATCCGAAAAAATGAGCCAATTCGCGCGCTCGTAGGTCATGAATAGTCGGGTTTGCTGCTTTTTAGATAATAAGGTTTGAAACGGAGAGAGAGAAAGGTCCATCATATTCCACCCGGCATTTCGGGATACCATACTAGCTAAAAAAGCCCATTTCACTTCCGGATAAACCATGTAAAAGTTTTGATATGCTTTGGTACGGGAAATATTATCAAGGTTATGCTTTTTTGTTTCAGATAGTATATAATGAAGGTGTTTTCTCCATCTATTACTCATTATATGACCTCTCTTAACGATATATAGTCAACGAAGGTATTATTTGGTATGATACTGTCATACACGGGGGGAAATACATGCATTATCCAAATGGCAAAAAGAATAACCATACGTATCAAACGCTATCAGGCACAAGGCGGTCACAAGGATTCAGTAATCGCGGTATGACACTTGAAGAGGACATCAACGCCACCAATACGTATTACCGTGATAGGAATAAAGCAATTGTTCATAAAAAACCGACACCAGTGCAAATAGTAAACGTTCATTATCCAAAAAGAAGTTCCGCTGTCATTACGGAAGGCTATTTTAAGCAGCCATCCACAACTGATTATAACGGTGTCTATCGAAACAAACATATTGATTTTGAAGCAAAAGAAACCAAAAATAAAACACGTTTTCCGCTTGCGAATATTCATGAGCACCAGGTTAGGCATATGAAATCCGTGACAAAGCACGGGGGCATCTGCTTTCTAATTATCCGTTTTTCTAACTTCGGTGAGACGTTCTATATGCCGGCTGAAGTATTTTTTCCATATTGGGACGAACAGCTTAACGGCGGAAAAAAATCCATCAGTTATGAGACCATTGTGGAAAAAGGATATCCAATCCCGTTCCATTACCAAGCAAGAGTTCATTATTTGGCAGTAATCGATCAGCTTTATTTCTAGATTGGAGGAGACTGAATTATGGCAGACGGCCAAACACGTACATCAAGAAGAAAGCAAAAAAAAGCTTCCAAAAAGCCATTATGGAAAAAAATAATATTTATCACGCTTATTGCACTCGTAGCAATTGGAATCGGTGTTGGATCATTGTTCACCTATTATATTGTCACAGCACCGGAAATTGATGCATCCAAATTAGATACACCATTTTCATCTAAATTTTATGACATGGATGGCGAGATGTTTGCCGACCTTGGTACAAAACAGCGCTCAAAAGTTGAATACGACGATTTACCGGATGTATTGATTGATGCAGTAACTGCAACTGAGGATGCCAGATTTTTTGAACACCCCGGCATTGATATATGGCGAATTGGCGGTGCTGTTGTTGCGAATATAACAAATGGGTTCGGTTCGGAAGGTGCTAGCACCATCACCCAACAAGTTGTGGAAAAATCATTCCTGTCACCCGAGAAAAAAGTAAGTTTGAAAGTCCAGGAAATGTGGTTGGCATTGCAACTGGAACAGGATTATTCTAAGGAACGCATTTTGGAAATGTATCTAAATAAGATTTTTTATGGCAATCGAGCCTACGGTGTCAAAAAGGCTGCTGAGCTTTATTTTGGGAAAACCGATTTAGATGAACTGACACTTCCTGAAGCTGCGATTCTTGCCGGATTACCGCAACGACCGAGTGCATATAATCCGTTTAAGAATCCGGAGTTAATGAAAGAACGAATGGATACAGTTCTGCAATTAATGGTGAAACATGGGAAAATTTCAGAGGAAGAAGCCAAAGAAGCAAGACAAGTGAAAATAGCCTCGCTTCTTACGGATGATAAACCTGATTCATCTTCTTATCAGGCATTCTTGCAGCAGGTGGAGCGGGAAGTCAAACAGAAAGTCGATGGTGCTGACATTTATACCGATGGATTGAAAATCTATACAACAATTGATACTGATGCACAGAGCCATGTGGACTTTTTACTGTCAAAAAAGGAGGACAACCCGATTAACTATGCCGACCCTGTTGTTGATCCGGACAGTGAAGAAGGTGAAAAACTTGATATGCAGGCAGGTGTCACAGTGCTTGACACAAAAACAGGTGCTATACGAGCAATCGGTGGTGCTCGCGACGGATTAGAAAATCGTGGGTATAACCGTGCAATTCAAATGCAGCGGCAGCCTGGATCAACGTTCAAACCAATTATGGATTATGGACCGGCCATTGAGAATATGCAGTGGTCCACGTATCATCAGCTTAACGATGACGGTCCATATGATATCGCGGGAACTGACAAACAGATTGAGACATGGGCAAACACTTACTTTGGATGGGTTTCCGCACGATATGCGCTGGAACAGTCACTCAACGTACCTGCCGTCAAAACGTTTGATGAAGTAGGTCGTGAAAATGCCAAAGCGTTTGCCGAGAAATTAGGTATATCATTTGGCGACAGCGACATAGCACTAACAGATGCAATTGGTGGTAATATAGGTACAAATCCACTGGAAGTTGCAGGAGCGTTCCGGACTTTTGCGAACGGAGGTATATATAATGAACCATATGCTGTTACTAAGGTCGAATTTCCGGAAAGCGGAAAAACTGTCAACCTGAAACCTGAACCCGAAGCTGTTATGGCGGATTCCACCGCATATATGATTACAGATATGCTCAAAGATGTTGTTACACAAGGAACAGGTACTGGAGCTAATATTTCTGGCCTTCCATTGGCCGGAAAAACAGGAACCACTACAAGGCCTGGAGTAGATGGCTCCCCTGACGCATGGTTCAGCGGATACAGCACGAATTACACCATCTCCATCTGGACCGGTTATGACAATAACGACATTGGGTTGAAAGGCTCAGAAACGAAAGTGCCACTTTCATTGTTTAAGCATATTATGTCCGAACTGTCCAAGGATCAAGAGACGCCGGACTTTACGAAACCAGATTCAGTCGTAGAAGTCGCAGTTGAAAAAGGTTCAAGACCGGCGAAATTGCCGAGCGATTATACTCCTGATTCAAAAATCGTCACCGAATTATTTGTCAAAGGTACAGAACCATCCAAAACATCAGAGCGTTTTGAGCAGCTGGATCCTGTAAAAGATCTGGAAGCAACATTCGATTCAGATTCTGCCACTATTCAAGTAGAATGGGACTATGAAACGGAGCAGGATATTTCATTTGAAGTTAGTGCCCGCGTTGGTGATGGCCAAAAGCAAAAACTGTCTTCCACAGAAGAAACAGCAATGGAAATTTCGAATGTGGAACCAGGAACTAAATATCACATTGAGGTTGTTGCTATAAATAATAAAACGAAAGCCAACAAGAGCGAACCGGTAACGGCAACTGTTAAAGTCCCTGAAGATTTAGAAGATGATGAGGAAATAGAGGACGAAGAAGAAAAAGAAGATGATGAAGATGAGGACAAAAAAGGCAATATTCCAGCGGTCGGTTCATTGCGTGCTAGGCAAATTGGTGCAGGTATTGATGTTAGTTGGCAATACAATGGTCCCCCTGCCCAATATGAAGTGGTCGTTTCACGTGATGGAACACAAATAAAGACACAAACTGTAGCTACCAAGGGAATTGTTATTGAGGGTGATGGCGTACAGTCAGGGCAATCCTATACCATAACTGTTGTACCTATAGGCCGTAACGGTGCAAGCAAAGGAGATGAAGGTGAAGCAAAAAGCACAAAAGTGACCATATCTGATTCTAACGAAACTGTTTCAAATGATGGTAATGACGATGATGATAATAGTGACGATGAATAACTGAAAAAACTAGTAAAACGGTGGATACAAAAAGAACAAAAGAGGTAGCCTTCCAATTCAGAAGCGGCCTCTTTTGTTTCTCATCTAGAAAACAGGGTTGCTGCGGACAACTATAAATCAGCCATGTACAACAACTTTGTACAGGACGTGACGTACTTGCGCCTTTGACCCTCAGTTTTCGATTGTTTCGTGTTTCTTCATTCGTTTTTGTCCTTCACGACATAAATCGAGCAATGGACATTCCGGACATTGCGGATTCCTTGCCTTGCAATGGTACCTGCCAAAGAAAATCATCCGATGGTGTGTGTCCGCCCATGCTTCTTTTGGTACTTTTTTCATTAATGTCTCTTCCACTTCAAGTACTGAGTCCTTCCAACGACATATCCCAAGCCGTTTAGCAACACGTTCAACATGGGTGTCAACTGCAATTGCCGGCTCGTTAAATGCAACAGAGGCGACAACATTGGCAGTTTTGCGACCAACACCGGCTAACTTCATCAATTCTGTTTTTGTCCGTGGCACTTCCCCACCATAATCATCGATTAGCATTTGGCATAGTTTTCGAATATTTTTTGCCTTATTTCGGTATAGCCCGATTGACTTAATATCCTGTTCTAATTCCGTTAGTGATACCGCTAAATAATCTTCGGGTGTCTTATATTTTGCAAATAATGAAGCTGTTACTTTGTTTACAAGATTGTCTGTACATTGAGCGGATAATAGGACGGCGATGACAAGTTCAAATGGATTGCGGTGATTCAATTCACATTGCGCCTCCGGAAACATTTCTTCCATGACTTCAAGGCAGTGTTGTACTTGTTTCTTATTTAGCATTCCTCCTACTCCTCCTCCAGCCAATTATAATAAATGGACGTATCCCGTTTTTCCTCAGCGGATTCCTTCTTTATAGTTCCGGTTCCGTGAAAAGCTTTGCTCGCATCCCGCGCTTGCTCGACAGAATGGATCCCCTTCTTTTTCCATTCACGAAGAATACGGTCAATATATTTGAAATTTAGTTTGCCCATCAGCACCGATTCACGCAACGCAGCTTTTATCAGTGCGGGAGCCAGTTCATCCTCATCGAGCCACGTATTGATCATTTCAATTTCAAATGGTGACAACGGCCTGCCAAATTCCTGTTCAAACAATACAAAAATCGTACCCTCATGTTCGTGTGCCGTTTTCTGTTGCTGTTCGGCAAATAATTGTTCCCAGAGTGGATTTAAGCTATACGCCTCAGTGATTTGATTACGATCATTTTTCAGTTGCTCAATGGATAAATGATTATTTTGGATAAGTTTCCGTAGTATGTTGGCACATTCCTTCTCACTTATTTTCATATGCCCAGCTATATCTTCCGGCGTGGGGAATTCATTGTTTGCCTGCATAAAGCGGACAAGCTGCAAGATGACCATTACTTCTGTTTCATTCAGACCGAGTGATACATACCTTTCAAGCAGTCTGGCAGGTAATTGTACTTGATTTAACAAAATATCCTGAAATGAAATGAAATTAGTCATAGGAATTGATACACCTCATTTCTCAACCTATCATATAAGAAGATAAAACCCCTTGCGCTATATGCAAGGGATTTTGAAGAAGAACAGTCATATTGCCATATGGAAAGTTAAGGGTAAAGACGGTTTAACAGTCTTGGGAATGGAATAGTTTCACGTACATGTTCCACCCCGGTAATCCAAGCAACCGTCCGTTCCAATCCTAATCCAAATCCGGAATGTGGTACACTTCCGTATTGGCGCAGCTCCAGATACCATTGGTACGCCGGGCCTGATAAATCGTGTTCCTCATAGCGCTGTTTCATTAATTCAGGGTCATCGATTCGTTGTGAACCGCCAACAACCTCTCCGTATCCTTCTGGTGCGATAAGGTCAGCGCACAGTACAACATCCGGGCGCTCCGGATCAGGTTTCATGTAAAACGCTTTTATATCTGCCGGATAGTTGGTGATGAAGACCGGCTTGTCAAAACTCTCCGCTATAGCTGTTTCATGCGGTGCACCAAAGTCTTCGCCCCATTCAATATCATCAAAACCTTTTTCCTTCAATAACTGTACGGCATCGTCATAACTTATTCTTGGAAAAGGAGCCTGAACTGTTTCCAATTTTGTAGTGTCACGTCCTAGTGTCTGTAGTTCAAGCTTACAATTTTGTAAAACGGATTGCACGACGAAACTCACATATTGTTCTTGTATCTCTAGGCTTTCGTCATGATCAACAAATGCCATTTCTGGTTCAATCATCCAAAACTCAATCAAGTGCCGACGTGTTTTTGATTTTTCTGCGCGGAATGTTGGGCCGAATGAGAACACTTTACCCAAAGCCATTGCAGCTGCTTCCATATAAAGCTGACCACTTTGGGATAAATAAGCATCCTCGTCGAAATATTTGGTATGGAACAGTTCGGTTGTTCCTTCTGCCGACGCACCGGTCAAAATCGGTGCATCAACTTTTACATATCCATTATTATTAAAATATTCATACGTAGCCCTGATAATTTCATTTCTGACTTTCATCACAGCATGCTGGCGACTGGACCGGAGCCACAAGTGACGGTGATCCATCAAAAATTCTGTTCCGTGTTCTTTTGGCGTTATAGGATAGTCTGAAGCTTCTTGTATGAGTTCAATACCCTTCACCTGCATTTCATAACCAAATGGGGATCGTTTATCTTCCACAATTGTTCCGGTTATGTACATGGATGATTCCTGATTCAAATTTTTAGCAAGCTGAAATACTTCTTCGGTGACATCATTTTTGGCAACGACGCCTTGCATAAATCCGGTTCCATCTCGCAGCTGCAGAAATGCAATTTTACCACTGGATCGTTTATTGGTCAGCCATACACCAATAGTTACTTCTTGTCCTTCATATGCTGGTACTTGTGCAATAGTTGTTTTCATTCAAATGCTACCTCCGATAAGCTAGGATTGATGGTTCTTCACGAATCGTTTTATACGCTGGCTCGCTTCTTTTAAAGTGTCGGTGGAAACGGCATACGATAATCGAACATTTTCATATGCGCCAAAACCTGTCCCTGGAACAAGTGCTACTTTCTCTTCTTCAAGCAAGGCCTTCACCCAGTCATCAACTGTCTCGAATCCATTCATTTTTACGGCCTCATAAACATTCGGGAATAGATAAAATGCTCCTTTAGGTTTTACACAGGTGATACCTGGTATATCATTCAAAAGCCCATAAAATATTTCTAACCGTTCCGCAAAAATTTGTCGCATTTCCGTATTGGAATCACTACTTGAGCGATAAGCGGCAAGTGCTGCATATTGTGCGATTGACGTTGGGTTTGATGTTGAATGGGATGCAAGATTGGTCATCGGCTTGATCACTTCCGTCGGCCCTGCAGCATACCCGATTCTCCAGCCTGTCATTGCATGTGATTTGGAAACACCATTAATGATGACGGTCTGTTTTTTTAGTGATGATGATAGTTCCGCAATCGAAACATGGCTGTCATCGGTATAAATTAGCTGCTCATAAATTTCATCAGACACGATAAGAACGCCATACTTTAGACATACATCACCGATCGCATGCAGCTCGTCTTTACTGTAAACCATACCTGTCGGGTTGTTCGGTGAATTAATGATAACAGCTTTCGTCTGCGGAGTGATGGCCGCTTCAAGTTGTTCAGGTGTTATTTTAAAGCTGTTCTTTTCTTCTGCATTGATAATCACTGGTTTTCCTTCAGCTAATTTGATCTGTTCCGGATAACTCACCCAATAAGGTGCAGGTACGATTACTTCATCGCCCTTGTTCAATAAAACCTGAAACAGTGTGTACAAAGCATGTTTAGCTCCTGTTGTAACAATAATTTCATCAGGGCTATACAAAAGTCCGTTATCCTGTTGGAATTTGTCTGTAATGGCTTGTTTTAATTCCGGTATTCCCCCGGAAGGTGTATACTTAGTAAAACCGTTTCTCATGGCGTCTGCTGCCGCATCAAGAATATAGTCAGGTGTATTGAAATCCGGTTCACCCGCACCGAGTCCAATCACGTCGTAACCTTTACTTTTCAGTTCATTTGCTTTAGCTGTAATAGCCAGAGTGGCTGATGGGGAAAGTGTCTTCACCCTGTTTGCCAGTTCCATTTAATCATCCTCCTTTATTAAACATCCGCTTAAATCCCATTAATTCAATTTGTTTACCATCATTCATGGATACATATTCCATTATATAACGTCCTGCACTATTTTCGTAAGTGATTTCCCATGCTGGCAATTTGTCATTTGTTATAAGCGCTGGTGTGATATCAAACAACATGCAGTTTGTACAATGATCACGCCAGTCTGTCTGAATGGTCTTTTTCGGTATTATTTCGGAACGATTAACAATTACGCTGTCAGTATTATTTTCGTTAAATGGGTAAAACATAATGGCAGCTTGCTGATCACCCATTTTACCATAAATGATATGATAAGCATCGCTTCCATGAAAGCGTTCGATACGGTCAATCGTATTTATAGCTGTTTCTTTTAGAACCTTTTGTTTCACCTGTTTAAAAGACGCTGTACGTTCTTGCTGTGTTGCCTGATACAGATAAACAACTGTAATCAGACAGAAAACGACAGCTAGACATATAATTCCTGCCAGCCATTTTAGCCATCCCGGAACAGTAAACCAGGGAAATCGATTATTCATTATTGCCACGTTCCGCAAATTTGTGCAGTTTCATTCCTCTTCCTCCAGTCAAATACTTCTTGTTTTATCACATTTTGCTATTCATAGTGCTGTAATCAGTGCAAATACTAAACATACGGTTGAAATTAAATATCTGAGCATATATTTTACAGTATAACAAGCATTACAGTGAATTTGTTTCTTTTTATTTATTTCAACAAATTTTCCAGCCCCATTCCATTACCAACTTTACTGATGCATCAAGCGGTGCATCAGTTTTTTACATGTGATCAAAGGTCGGATTGGAACTAAAATTCAATGGATAACATCAGAATATTGCGATGATTCATTCCAGGCTGGGAAAGTCGAACTTTAGAAATACTTCGGGCTGTAACTTTTCTAAAACCATTCTTCAGCTTTTTCAAGTATTGCCTGTGTTGAATCAAAAGTTACCGGGACACCTGGTATGGAATCCAGGAAGTAGTTACCATATCGTGCTTTTTTAATACGGTTATCACATACAAAGACAATACCGCGGTCTTTTGCCGAGCGGATTAATCTGCCGAAACCTTGTTTAAACCGGATAACTGCATCCGGTAGCGCCAATTCAATAAAAGGGTTTTTACCTGTTTCTTGTAAATAATTTGATTTAGCCTCATAAACGGGATGATTCGGCGGCTGAAACGGAAGACGGGCAATCATGACACAAGACAAGTCCTCACCAGGAATATCAACTCCTTCCCAGAAAGAACTCGTTCCTAGCAAAATGGAGTTGTCAAACGTCTGGAAATTCTTTTTCAACCTAGATCTACTCCCACTTGAGATGCCTTGAGCAATTAACATATATTGATTGACGTCAATCGTTTCTTTCAATAAGTAATATGCCTTTTTCAACATATCGTAGGAAGTGAACAGTACAAGCATTCTTCCATCAGTTATGTGTGCCATTGAAATAATTGCTTCACTGACAGCTTCAACAAAATCATCCAGCCTACCATACTTAATGTCAGGAAAATCATCCGGTACCATGAGCTGAACTTGGTTTTCATATGAAAAAGGTGATTTAATTTTGGCAGTCATTACCTTTTCTCCCGGCAACCCAAGCCTGTTTTGCATGAAAGTGAATGAATTCCTCATGGTTAGTGTTGCGCTTGTTAAAATAATACTCTCTTTTTG from Lentibacillus cibarius carries:
- the nth gene encoding endonuclease III, which produces MLNKKQVQHCLEVMEEMFPEAQCELNHRNPFELVIAVLLSAQCTDNLVNKVTASLFAKYKTPEDYLAVSLTELEQDIKSIGLYRNKAKNIRKLCQMLIDDYGGEVPRTKTELMKLAGVGRKTANVVASVAFNEPAIAVDTHVERVAKRLGICRWKDSVLEVEETLMKKVPKEAWADTHHRMIFFGRYHCKARNPQCPECPLLDLCREGQKRMKKHETIEN
- the gpsB gene encoding cell division regulator GpsB, translating into MTTNGIQLTGKDILEKEFKTAMRGYHQEEVDEFLDTIIQDYESFQQEIDKLRQENERLKKQTDQTRNRGSAQNHQVNYDILKRVSNLEKAVFGKKYADS
- a CDS encoding DUF1798 family protein; its protein translation is MELIQETKQFKNYLEILEEKYNENKPPESKKDRQFFQMVKNYTAPIYDLLTEWENHALQAVKERQVNLHPQQITSTKENMELLMLHSFYIDVKRKRYMELNHSIYFILDRLLDELQK
- a CDS encoding spore protein; the encoded protein is MKKKPSQQKTEKFHQEKHNQTRDKKLNGPNRPST
- a CDS encoding DUF2515 family protein: MSNRWRKHLHYILSETKKHNLDNISRTKAYQNFYMVYPEVKWAFLASMVSRNAGWNMMDLSLSPFQTLLSKKQQTRLFMTYERANWLIFSDAYPQLLVYELSKRLNKPLFHLLPALHVSRFMEKEWEYFWKHHDQDRLMTSMIINEQNVIHSPVIKQEYFKYRVFLRPPYLLQDILLLNATLLPNRFGTLYGAFVHDFTNLTKRIELGKRIASMMFHPHVYTSLLDFALSVEHTGSRWDYEQFFSRHFEKAPFLRTVYPFIAHQDTIRKDWHKVKGVKRKWTSPITQHPDRGIKKAFYNRRRLIYAYSQLKNMFGQRHS
- a CDS encoding PBP1A family penicillin-binding protein, whose protein sequence is MADGQTRTSRRKQKKASKKPLWKKIIFITLIALVAIGIGVGSLFTYYIVTAPEIDASKLDTPFSSKFYDMDGEMFADLGTKQRSKVEYDDLPDVLIDAVTATEDARFFEHPGIDIWRIGGAVVANITNGFGSEGASTITQQVVEKSFLSPEKKVSLKVQEMWLALQLEQDYSKERILEMYLNKIFYGNRAYGVKKAAELYFGKTDLDELTLPEAAILAGLPQRPSAYNPFKNPELMKERMDTVLQLMVKHGKISEEEAKEARQVKIASLLTDDKPDSSSYQAFLQQVEREVKQKVDGADIYTDGLKIYTTIDTDAQSHVDFLLSKKEDNPINYADPVVDPDSEEGEKLDMQAGVTVLDTKTGAIRAIGGARDGLENRGYNRAIQMQRQPGSTFKPIMDYGPAIENMQWSTYHQLNDDGPYDIAGTDKQIETWANTYFGWVSARYALEQSLNVPAVKTFDEVGRENAKAFAEKLGISFGDSDIALTDAIGGNIGTNPLEVAGAFRTFANGGIYNEPYAVTKVEFPESGKTVNLKPEPEAVMADSTAYMITDMLKDVVTQGTGTGANISGLPLAGKTGTTTRPGVDGSPDAWFSGYSTNYTISIWTGYDNNDIGLKGSETKVPLSLFKHIMSELSKDQETPDFTKPDSVVEVAVEKGSRPAKLPSDYTPDSKIVTELFVKGTEPSKTSERFEQLDPVKDLEATFDSDSATIQVEWDYETEQDISFEVSARVGDGQKQKLSSTEETAMEISNVEPGTKYHIEVVAINNKTKANKSEPVTATVKVPEDLEDDEEIEDEEEKEDDEDEDKKGNIPAVGSLRARQIGAGIDVSWQYNGPPAQYEVVVSRDGTQIKTQTVATKGIVIEGDGVQSGQSYTITVVPIGRNGASKGDEGEAKSTKVTISDSNETVSNDGNDDDDNSDDE
- a CDS encoding cytidine deaminase, encoding MKEKALRTYECFYNHLPLSHERGKSDMPQKDKLIAMAKTILDQAYVPYSKFPVGAAVMTESGKVYTGCNIENAAYPDSCCAERVALFKAISDGERSFSAMAVVADTKRPVPPCGSCRQVMSEFFDSNLNIHLANVHNDVKTLTMEELLPFSFQSDDMDESKKRS
- the recU gene encoding Holliday junction resolvase RecU, which gives rise to MHYPNGKKNNHTYQTLSGTRRSQGFSNRGMTLEEDINATNTYYRDRNKAIVHKKPTPVQIVNVHYPKRSSAVITEGYFKQPSTTDYNGVYRNKHIDFEAKETKNKTRFPLANIHEHQVRHMKSVTKHGGICFLIIRFSNFGETFYMPAEVFFPYWDEQLNGGKKSISYETIVEKGYPIPFHYQARVHYLAVIDQLYF